One Ornithorhynchus anatinus isolate Pmale09 chromosome 2, mOrnAna1.pri.v4, whole genome shotgun sequence DNA segment encodes these proteins:
- the LOC114808844 gene encoding nascent polypeptide-associated complex subunit alpha, muscle-specific form-like, protein MTASPAEGMAPGLGSTAPPSPPLPRRPRPSSPWTRLSHPFFTRPPGPRVMVRAAVRRVISPVPQERSVEAPGMRGVAFLDAERPEDITWVAVTPSVLFGVREGTLAVPGPGSLSHAAAAAAGSRKEDLDSHLWTMEEFSQSVPEDLASPSPAPALRLPSLPERLPPRLDHRPPTPSGNGTSQAVTLGLLTVAAQTTPWTPGGPYTSPPAAEHLGAQRGSAGEGRSGLPLPGQGTGPTDSSPTGPTELSSLAMGSGRGLSWPSPRAALPPGPAILTTGEPYPGTARQWLLKRMDPRRHRPSSVPRTLGALGRVPEGRAPGVAAAPGTCCPAEAWGKPGQGQRSSVMPGVWISSPTNSLLGDTFTGPPAASREAPGSPTPPLSRAPDLRDALGPGRRHATPKPSRPSRTSWAWGIPGAPHTRANPRWTLQASPGTPTSSVLPLTPSLGSPQAYPEPPASRATQWAWLLRTTARTPAPLESHHPEPGPLTSTPGLGFFPTHNPAGPSPVGTDSWTNLWPSTVGIGDPTSATPDRRTSTPATSWASAAASSPSSGSPFTSLPGPEIPKSGMARQRPQGGPVTVSMTAHFTEGADAAALVSSRPCASLNSLFTSPSGPGSPSSGVIKEGPQGGLVAPSVLAPSMEGVDMAVVISPRPRVPPSSPFISFSGPGNTPFGVAVEEPPEGLEATSVRASGKKGTDISVVMSPRSWAPPALSPHPPSVTSLSPEAPAHPVAPSVILRVPGVRGTQGILALPEEEGGSVPPSFLQFFSTAPPVPSLTTSSPAGAAEGWTLPGAPSASTSAAWPLSSLTTSSQGQTAEDRTLPGALPALASAAWPASFLISSPRAGGAEGWTSPSSLPGSASAAWPAASLTTGPQAGAAEGWTLASILPASASATQPAPFLTKRPQAGAAEGWTLASLPGSASAAWPVSSLTPSPRAGAAGAWTLPATLRASASAAQPVPSLTLSPQGKTAESSTLPSAPPASTSATQPVPFLTKSPRAGVAEGWTLPSSRLSSASAPHPALSLSTSPQVGAAEDWTWPSSLPASASATQPVPSMTISPWEGAAEDLTLPSSLPASASATWPVPSLTQAGAAEGWILPSALSASASAARPVPSVTASSRERVAESWTLPSSLASSTSVPSAPFSLTTSPQSEAATGWTLPGSLPPSTSAPHPELSLTASPREGAAEDRTLPVSLPGSASATQPAPSLTTSPREGVGEGRTLPGALPASASATRPAPSLTTSPRAGAVESWTPHIALPASASASPGRDPAPRAAGRREGQDRAAPRWRLRGGERGGGTQGSPPQGFEHPSETPPQRGQLDPTDWHPGGTVGGPEEITPRTNTVTPSPPEATPPPRTPRAPGVSGPMPSSGAPTSGRDRFFIVGNRVPEVRAPSLHIPCLLVLEMNFVPGFWDHRSCEYQDLLRSFNETVLPFFSSSVPGFQHLEVRRVRPGSVVIQYDVVISGELAVARPWGPDLQLDVATMDRLFRSGPLSSPVLRSQIPESPLDLCSLLFSCPAGFECALSQGGNASCTSLCHRDFCRNQGICTHLQGQGPLCQCPIGSDFWFMGQRCDYRVTRWGLLGLVAGILLAVGLVAALAAYAVVRRFKATLVEARVNQTRSSYRRFCRFDDTSGRDWGQSWLGSASSLDNLAYSHSEEQLHLRMLDYSCCSCGDAATIPATPCVLRAEPQLGTTKLPSFYSECNTSSSSINDHGVDSGKASDISGSSWPMDPPFPLLRHLNMEHPPRPPKPHSVCGEGGPATLERSWTA, encoded by the exons ATGACGGCGTCACCGGCAGAAGGGATGGCTCCCGGGCTAGGGTCCACGGCTCCACCCAGCCCCCCTCTGCCTCGCCGCCCCAGGCCCTCTTCTCCCTGGACTCGGCTCagccaccctttcttcacccggcccccgggaccccgggtGATGGTCAGAGCTGCTGTGAGGCGGGTCATCTCGCCGGTCCCCCAGGAGAGGAGCGTGGAGGCCCCTGGCATGCGAGGGGTGGCCTTCTTGGATGCTGAGAGGCCTGAGGACATCACCTGGGTGGCAGTGACACCATCTGTCCTCTTTGGTGTCCGAGAGGGGACCTTGGCAGTCCCGGGACCTGGGAGcctcagccatgctgctgctgctgctgctggcagcAGGAAGGAGGATCTGGATTCCCACCTCTGGACAATGGAGGAGTTTTCCCAGTCAGTCCCTGAAGATctggcctctcccagccccgccccggccctccggcTCCCGTCCTTGCCGGAACGACTGCCACCCCGGCTGGACCACCGGCCCCCGACGCCCTCTGGCAATGGCACCAGCCAAGCAGTGACTCTGGGCCTTCTGACTGTGGCTGCCCAGACCACCCCCTGGACCCCGGGTGGGCCCTACACCAGCCCACCTGCCGCGGAGCACCTCGGGGCCCAGAGGGGCTCGGCAGGAGAGGGCCGGAGCGGGCTGCCCCTGCCCGGCCAGGGCACCGGGCCCACAGACTCGTCACCGACCGGTCCGACAGAGCTGAGCTCGCTGGCCATGGGCTCCGGGCGTGGGTTAAGCTGGCCTTCTCCCAGGGcggccctccccccggggccggccaTCTTGACCACCGGCGAGCCCTATCCTGGGACAGCGAGGCAGTGGCTGCTCAAGCGGATGGACCCGCGTCGGCACCGCCCGTCCAGCGTCCCGAGGACGCTGGGAGCCCTGGGCAGGGTGCCAGAGGGCAGGGCCCCTGGGGTGGCAGCAGCTCCTGGGACGTGCTGCCCAGCGGAAGCGTGGGGGAAGCCAGGACAGGGCCAGAGGAGCTCCGTCATGCCAGGAGTGTGGATCTCTTCTCCCACAAACTCCCTGCTCGGCGACACCTTCACCGGACCCCCAGCCGCGAGCCGGGAGGCTCCAGGATCTCCCACTCCGCCCCTCTCCAGAGCTCCCGACCTCCGGGATGCCCTCGGGCCCGGAAGACGCCACGCAACTCCCAAGCCTTCCCGGCCCAGTAGGACCAGCTGGGCCTGGGGAATCCCAGGGGCACCCCACACCAGAGCGAACCCCAGGTGGACCCTCCAAgcctcccccgggacccccacaTCCTCTGTCCTCCCTTTGACGCCATCCTTGGGCTCTCCTCAGGCCTACCCAGAGCCCCCAGCCTCCCGGGCCACCCAATGGGCGTGGCTCCTCAGGACGACGGCCCGCACCCCGGCTCCGCTGGAGAGTCATCACCCAGAGCCAGGCCCCCTCACCTCTACCCCGGGCCtgggcttcttccccacccacaaccctgCTGGTCCATCTCCGGTGGGCACTGACTCCTGGACGAATCTCTGGCCCTCCACCGTGGGGATTGGAGACCCCACCTCTGCGACTCCCGACCGCAGAACCTCCACCCCTGCTACATCCTGGGCCTCGGCTGCAGCCTCCTCTCCAAGCTCCGGCTCGCCCTTTACCTCACTCCCAGGACCTGAAATCCCCAAATCTGGGATGGCCAGGCAGCGGCCCCAAGGGGGTCCGGTGACCGTCTCCATGacggcccattttacagagggagctGATGCTGCTGCGCTTGTGTCTTCCCGGCCCTGCGCCTCCCTCAACAGCCTCTTTACCTCACCCTCAGGACCTGGAAGCCCCTCTTCTGGGGTGATCAAGGAGGGGCCCCAAGGAGGTCTGGTGGCTCCCTCCGTGTTGGCCCCTTCAATGGAGGGCGTTGATATGGCTGTGGTCATATCTCCACGACCCCGGGTCCCCCCCAGCTCACCCTTTATCTCATTCTCAGGACCTGGAAACACCCCTTTTGGGGTGGCTGTTGAGGAGCCCCCAGAGGGTCTGGAGGCCACCTCTGTGAGGGCCTCGGGGAAGAAAGGAACCGATATTTCTGTGGTTATGTCTCCCCGGTCCTGGGCGCCCCCTGCACTcagtcctcaccctccctctgtgACCAGCCTGAGTCCAGAGGCCCCTGCCCACCCCGTTGCTCCCTCAGTGATCCTGAGGGTCCCGGGGGTAAGAGGAACGCAAGGGATCCTGGCCCttccagaggaggaggggggctctgTCCCACCCTCTTTTCTGCAGTTCTTCTCCACTGCCCCGCCAGTGCCTTCCCTCACCACAAGTTCCCCGGCAGGAGCTGCCGAGGGCTGGACATTGCCCGGTGCTCCGTCTGCCTCAACCTCCGCTGCCTGGCCACTgtcttccctgaccacaagctcCCAGGGACAAACTGCTGAGGACAGGACATTACCTGGTGCTCTACCTGCCTTAGCTTCTGCTGCCTGGCCAGCTTCTTTCCTGATCTCAAGCCCCCGAGCAGGAGGTGCTGAAGGCTGGACATCGCCCAGTTCTCTGCCTGGCTCAGCCTCTGCCGCCTGGCCAGCGGCCTCCCTGACCACAGGACCCCAGGCAGGAGCTGCTGAGGGCTGGACATTGGCCAGTATTCTGCCTGCCTCAGCCTCTGCCACCCAGCCAGCGCCCTTTCTGACCAAACGTCCCCAGGCAGGAGCTGCTGAGGGCTGGACATTGGCTTCGCTGCCTGGCTCAGCTTCTGCTGCCTGGCCAGTGTCTTCCCTGACCCCAAGTCCCCGAGCAGGAGCTGCTGGGGCCTGGACGTTGCCCGCTACTTTACGTGCCTCAGCCTCCGCTGCCCAGCCAGTGCCCTCCCTGACCCTAAGCCCCCAGGGAAAAACTGCTGAGAGCTCGACATTGCCCAGTGCTCCACCTGCCTCAACCTCTGCCACCCAGCCAGTGCCCTTTCTGACCAAGAGCCCCCGGGCAGGAGTTGCCGAGGGCTGGACATTGCCCAGTTCTCGGCTTTCCTCGGCTTCTGCCCCGCATCCAGCgctttctctgtccacaagccCCCAGGTGGGAGCTGCTGAGGACTGGACATGGCCCAGTTCTCTGCCTGCCTCAGCCTCTGCCACCCAGCCAGTGCCCTCCATGACCATAAGCCCCTGGGAGGGAGCTGCTGAGGACTTGACATTGCCCAGTTCTCTGCCAGCCTCGGCCTCTGCCACCTGGCCAGTGCCTTCCCTGACCCAGGCGGGAGCTGCCGAGGGTTGGATATTGCCCAGTGCTCTATCTGCCTCTGCTTCTGCTGCCCGGCCAGTGCCCTCTGTGACCGCAAGCTCCCGGGAACGAGTTGCTGAGAGTTGGACGTTGCCCAGTTCTCTGGCCTCTTCAACCTCTGTCCCCAGTGCACCGTTTTCCCTAACCACAAGCCCCCAGTCAGAAGCTGCTACGGGCTGGACATTGCCTGGTTCTCTGCCTCCTTCGACCTCTGCCCCTCATCCGGAGCTTTCCCTGACCGCAAGCCCCCGGGAAGGAGCTGCTGAGGACCGGACATTGCCCGTTTCTCTGCCCGGCTCAGCCTCTGCCACTCAGCCAGCGCCCTCTCTGACCACAAGCCCCAGGGAAGGAGTTGGTGAGGGCCGGACATTGCCTGGTGCTCTGCCTGCCTCAGCCTCTGCCACCCGGCCAGCgccatccctgaccacaagccCCAGGGCAGGAGCCGTCGAGAGCTGGACACCCCACATTGCCCTTCCTGCCTCGGCCTCAGCCTCCCCCGGGAGAGACCCTGCTCCCCGggcagctgggaggagggagggacaggaccGGGCAGCCCCTCGATGGCGGTTGCGAGGAGGGGAGCGTGGAGGCGGCACTCAGGGGTCCCCACCTCAGGGCTTTGAACACCCCTCTGAGACTCCACCTCAGAGAGGCCAACTGGATCCAACAGACTGGCACCCTGGGGGCACTGTTGGGGGTCCAGAGGAAATCACGCCCAGAACGAACACCgtgacccccagccccccggaaGCCACTCCACCTCCAAGAACCCCACGTGCCCCCGGGGTCTCTGGGCCCATGCCCTCCAGTGGAGCACCCACCTCTGGGAGAGATCGCTTCTTCATCGTGGGGAACCGCGTGCCTGAGGTGAGAG cACCATCactccacattccctgccttttggTGCTGGAAATGAACTTTGTCCCTGGCTTCTGGGACCACCGCTCATGCGAGTACCAGGACCTGCTTAGGAGCTTCAATGAGACG gttttgcccttcttctcttcctctgtcccgGGCTTCCAGCACCTGGAGGTACGGAGAGTCCG GCCGGGCAGCGTGGTGATCCAGTACGACGTGGTGATCAGTGGGGAGTTGGCCGTGGCTCGGCCCTGGGGCCCGGACTTGCAGTTGGACGTCGCGACGATGGATCGACTCTTCCGCTCCGGCCCGCTCAGCTCCCCAGTGCTGCGGAGCCAGATACCCG AGAGCCCGCTGGACCTGtgttctttgctcttctcctgccCCGCTGGCTTTGAGTGTGCCCTCAGCCAGGGTGGCAATGCCAGCTGCACCTCACTGTGCCACCGGGACTTCTGCCGGAACCAGGGCATCTGCACCCATCTGCAGGGCCAGGGGCCCCTGTGCCA GTGCCCCATTGGCAGCGACTTCTGGTTCATGGGGCAGAGGTGTGATTACCGGGTGACCCGGTGGGGTCTGCTGGGCCTGGTGGCCGGCATCCTGCTGGCCGTGGGGCTCGTCGCTGCCCTGGCGGCTTACGCTGTGGTCCGCAGATTCAAGGCCACGCTGGTGGAGGCCAGAGTCAACCAGACCAGGAGCAG CTATCGCCGCTTCTGCCGCTTCGACGACACGTCCGGCCGGGACTGGGGCCAGTCCTGGTTGGGGTCGGCCAGCTCCTTGGACAACCTGGCCTACAGTCACTCGGAGGAGCAGCTGCACTTGCGGATGTTGGACTACAGCTGCTGCAGCTGTGGCGACGCAGCCACCATCCCCGCGACCCCATGCGTACTGAGGGCCGAGCCCCAGCTGGGGACCACCAAACTGCCCAG TTTCTACTCCGAGTGCAACACAAGTTCAAGTAGCATCAATGATcatggggtggattctggaaaagcCAGCGATATCTCTGGGTCAAGTTGGCCCATGGATCCACCCTTCCCACTTCTACGCCACCTGAACATGGAGCACCCG CCTCGCCCTCCGAAACCTCACTcagtctgtggggaggggggaccagCCACTCTTGAAAGAAGCTGGACAGCTTAA